From one Planktothrix agardhii NIES-204 genomic stretch:
- the dxr gene encoding 1-deoxy-D-xylulose 5-phosphate reductoisomerase, translating to MKAITLLGSTGSIGTQTLDIVAEYPEQFSIVGLSAGSNINLLAQQIRAFNPSIVAISNPDQLPELKALITDINPQPILLAGEEGIIEVARYGDSEAVVTGIVGCAGLLPTIAAIEAGKDIALANKETLIAGGPVVNPLIKKHGVKLLPADSEHSAIFQCLQGVPQAGLRRIILTASGGAFRDLPVEKLKEVTVADAITHPNWSMGKKITVDSATMMNKGLEVIEAHFLFGLDYNDIEIVIHPQSIIHSLIELQDTSVLAQLGWPDMRLPILYAMSWPERIYTNWQRLDLVKAGNLTFKEPDDQKYPCMSLAYAAGRAGGSMPAVLNAANEQAVALFLEEKIAFLDIPKVIELTCDRHQIDNRQYPTLEDIIESDRWARQEVISASKKLHQKIAV from the coding sequence ATGAAAGCAATTACACTTCTGGGTTCTACAGGTTCCATCGGGACTCAAACCTTAGACATTGTAGCAGAATATCCCGAACAGTTTTCGATTGTGGGACTCTCTGCCGGAAGCAATATTAACCTATTAGCCCAACAAATTCGCGCCTTTAACCCCAGTATTGTCGCCATTTCCAATCCTGACCAGTTACCCGAATTAAAAGCCCTGATTACTGATATTAACCCCCAACCAATTTTACTCGCGGGAGAGGAAGGAATTATCGAAGTTGCACGCTATGGGGACTCGGAAGCAGTAGTTACCGGAATCGTCGGTTGTGCAGGTTTATTACCTACAATTGCCGCCATTGAAGCCGGAAAAGATATCGCCCTAGCTAATAAAGAAACCTTAATTGCTGGGGGGCCTGTTGTCAATCCTTTAATCAAAAAACATGGGGTAAAATTATTACCTGCGGACTCGGAACATTCAGCAATTTTTCAATGTTTACAAGGAGTTCCCCAAGCGGGATTAAGACGAATTATTTTAACAGCTTCTGGGGGTGCTTTTAGAGATTTGCCTGTGGAAAAATTAAAGGAAGTAACCGTTGCTGATGCCATTACCCATCCTAACTGGTCAATGGGCAAAAAAATCACCGTTGATTCAGCCACAATGATGAACAAAGGTTTAGAAGTGATTGAAGCGCATTTCTTGTTTGGATTGGATTATAATGATATCGAAATTGTGATTCATCCCCAGAGTATTATTCACTCTTTAATTGAGCTACAAGATACCTCCGTTTTAGCCCAATTGGGTTGGCCAGATATGCGTTTACCAATTTTATATGCCATGTCTTGGCCGGAAAGAATTTATACAAATTGGCAACGTTTGGATTTAGTTAAAGCGGGGAATCTAACCTTTAAAGAACCGGATGATCAAAAATATCCTTGTATGTCTTTAGCCTATGCTGCCGGCAGGGCTGGGGGTTCGATGCCTGCGGTTTTAAATGCAGCAAATGAACAAGCAGTTGCTTTATTTTTAGAAGAAAAAATTGCATTTTTAGATATTCCCAAGGTCATAGAACTAACTTGCGATCGTCATCAAATTGATAATCGTCAATATCCAACTTTAGAAGATATTATAGAGTCAGACCGTTGGGCAAGACAAGAAGTTATTTCAGCTTCTAAAAAACTTCATCAAAAAATAGCGGTTTAA